The Gossypium arboreum isolate Shixiya-1 chromosome 4, ASM2569848v2, whole genome shotgun sequence DNA segment gacaaTACTTTTTCTTTCAACATGCAATAAGCAACATGTAATGAACAACATCTTAATTTCTATCCGATCGCGATGATTGTCCAGTTTGGTAATTTCGGAGTAGGCAGTTACTCCGATTGTGACCAGCTAATCTGCATACTCCACACAGCTTCCCGTCGGATTTCTCTCTAATTCCATTTCATTACGGATTCTTAATGATTGCGGACGACCTCTCGGGTTCCTACGTAAGCCTTTGTCTGGGATAAGCTCAAAGGTCATTTGAGGAACCTCCCAAGTAGATAGGTCAGGAAGCACGGGAAACTCATTCTCCCATACACGTAACGTGCGTTCAAGTGTGTACACCTCATTGATAAATTGATCTACATTGAGCGAGACCTTAACACAAGTTGCTACAACATGTGCACAAggataatgaagtgtttggaaCCTCCTACAATCGCATCGTCTATTTCGGAG contains these protein-coding regions:
- the LOC108458563 gene encoding uncharacterized protein LOC108458563 — its product is MTTNLVKGINVVLLKMLHLPISSVFSATFYRLATLMPRMSQQQVNQIETGHVFVEHVRNAIVANHWMARSMNVEVYSRRNETFRVTETIDRRPGIPPRLYGVDLRNRRCDCRRFQTLHYPCAHVVATCVKVSLNVDQFINEVYTLERTLRVWENEFPVLPDLSTWEVPQMTFELIPDKGLRRNPRGRPQSLRIRNEMELERNPTGSCVEYAD